AAAATACATAGAACAGACTTACTTGGCACCATTACTGGGACCTAATTCCTTTGATTATTTACCTTTAAGTCGAAATGACTGGACATACATTATTATTGATGAAATGGAACGACTATTTGAGGACTCTAATCCGAAGACCATAGAACTAGAGATTTTAGAGGCATCATTCAGAATATGGAAAGCCATTTATAAGCATGTAGAAATCCCACCTAATATAGTTGAATCTTCTTCCCTCAAAATAGGTTCCTTTAAATCCATGATCATGTTCATCCAAGAGCATTATATGGAAAAGATCTCACTTGAGGAGATTGCCTCTGCCGGAAATGTAGGAAAGACCCTCTGTGCAAAACTTTTCAAAAAATATGCTTCAAAGACCCCTGGAGAATATTTAATCTATTATCGTATTCAAAAGAGTATTGAATTATTAACCAAGACAGACTTAAGTACAACAGAGATTAGTTATGCCACTGGTTTTTCAAGCGCCAGCCACTA
The nucleotide sequence above comes from Variimorphobacter saccharofermentans. Encoded proteins:
- a CDS encoding AraC family transcriptional regulator, producing MTNSSDIITTRSDGSQIVEYNNPTFECFAVKSYYSANKTYHVTEHWHEDLEFLYIIDGELNYNVNEKSMILHAGEGVCVNSKRIHSNHSIPGKPCAYYCSIIHPSLLCSTKYIEQTYLAPLLGPNSFDYLPLSRNDWTYIIIDEMERLFEDSNPKTIELEILEASFRIWKAIYKHVEIPPNIVESSSLKIGSFKSMIMFIQEHYMEKISLEEIASAGNVGKTLCAKLFKKYASKTPGEYLIYYRIQKSIELLTKTDLSTTEISYATGFSSASHYTKTFHEMMGCTPSKFRSDNFNNAYDYYLIPQRDSSGR